The genomic DNA ATAGTGAATGTTCGGCCAGTTCGCCAGCTTTTCGAGAAATACATCAAGGTCATCTTCTTCAAAATAAAGCTCGGCGGCGTTGTGGCCAAACCGAATCTCACCGGCAGGTTTGTTTACAAAACCTTGCCAACTTTCCAAAGTCTGCAAGGAAATTACATTAGAAAGCGTAATATTCGCACCAAAGTCAGCCGTAACCTCCATCCCCAGCAACTGACAATAAAATTGTTTTGCGCGCACCATGTCGGAGACAGCCAATAGTGTGCATTCATACTTCATTTAAAGCTCCTTTGGCGCAGAGATTTCTTTGCCGACCAGATCAATCACCTTAGCAAAGCCTGTCCTGTCCTTGATGGTGCTGCTAATAGAGGTTGGGATGGCGGTAATGCGCGTCTTGCCGACCGTGTCAATAAAGGTTTTAACAGCAGGGGGAAAGGTATCTGCCCAGACTGGAAACACCAGAATAATAGGCTGATTCACAGTCGGTTCAGGGTAATTTACAGAGACACCTTTTTTATTAATCGACATAAAACAGGCCTTAATAAAACCTATCGCGCCCGCCCAGTTTTTCCCGTCTTCAATTCGCTGAGCAGTTACGCCGTAGCGTTCGGCCAGTGCTTCGGCAATTTTTTTACTGCGGTTGGTACGGGTAAAGTAATAAACCTGCATAGTTTTACTCCTTATTATAGTCTATCGCGTAAACGAGATGCAGCATCTCTTTTCCGTTGACATTTTTGACATACTGCCCCACCACGCGCATACCCAGTCGTTTGGCAACCCTGCGCGAGGCGGTATTTTCCGGGCGGATGACCGCCACCACCCGAGTCGCACCCAATGCAGCAAAGGCATAGTCAAGCCAGCTTCTTACGCCTTCGTTGGCATAGCCTTTCCCCCAGTAGTTCCTTGCCAGAATGTAACCCACCCCCAATTGGATATCGCCGTCAATATCTTCGTTAAGCAGCCCCATCAAGCCAACCAACGCGCCGCTTTGTTTATCTATGGCGGCATAATAGGCATAGCCATCGTGGGCATATCGCATCTGACAGCGGTCAATCCATTGTGTAATTTGGGCGTCGTTAAAACCATACTCCCACGCATACATCGTTTCAGGATCGCCCAGAATAGGGCGCAAAGTATCATGGTCGGCATGAGATAGGCGCCGAAAACCCAAGCGCGGCGTTTCCAGCACCCATAGCGGGCGTTTTAACACCACTCTATCGACAATCTGAACCCCTGCCTCGACAATGGGGTGGTCATAGTAATCGGTAAAATAATTTTTAATGCGGTGACTTTCGGAAAACCCAGAGCAAAAATAAAACGGTAGCGTTCTAGGACTATCCCCCGTGCCTACAAGCATGGTATGGTGGCTTGCTCCATAACGGCGAGCCATATCTTCCACCATACGCCTGCCGATACCTTGCCGCTGCCGATCTGGTACCACGGCAAGATTTTGAAGCTCACAGACACCGTCCCCCTCATCGGTGACGACCGCTACTGCAACAGGGTTGCCCGATTCAAACAGCACAAACAGTGTACCTCGTTCAAGGTAGCGATCAACCATGTTCTCCTGTTCGTCGGCCAGCAGCAAAAGATCAAGATATTGCTTTTTATCTTGATCGACCTCTTTAATACTCACGGTATTTTACCCCCCCGCTAAATTGCTCGGTGTAT from Oscillospiraceae bacterium MB24-C1 includes the following:
- a CDS encoding GNAT family N-acetyltransferase, which encodes MSIKEVDQDKKQYLDLLLLADEQENMVDRYLERGTLFVLFESGNPVAVAVVTDEGDGVCELQNLAVVPDRQRQGIGRRMVEDMARRYGASHHTMLVGTGDSPRTLPFYFCSGFSESHRIKNYFTDYYDHPIVEAGVQIVDRVVLKRPLWVLETPRLGFRRLSHADHDTLRPILGDPETMYAWEYGFNDAQITQWIDRCQMRYAHDGYAYYAAIDKQSGALVGLMGLLNEDIDGDIQLGVGYILARNYWGKGYANEGVRSWLDYAFAALGATRVVAVIRPENTASRRVAKRLGMRVVGQYVKNVNGKEMLHLVYAIDYNKE
- a CDS encoding VOC family protein, with the protein product MKYECTLLAVSDMVRAKQFYCQLLGMEVTADFGANITLSNVISLQTLESWQGFVNKPAGEIRFGHNAAELYFEEDDLDVFLEKLANWPNIHYVHPLKEHRWGQRVVRLYDPDGHIVEVGENMAVVVRRFLAGGMTVAETARRMEVPEAFILANREDVF
- a CDS encoding flavodoxin; translation: MQVYYFTRTNRSKKIAEALAERYGVTAQRIEDGKNWAGAIGFIKACFMSINKKGVSVNYPEPTVNQPIILVFPVWADTFPPAVKTFIDTVGKTRITAIPTSISSTIKDRTGFAKVIDLVGKEISAPKEL